The following are encoded together in the Oncorhynchus kisutch isolate 150728-3 linkage group LG8, Okis_V2, whole genome shotgun sequence genome:
- the LOC109895035 gene encoding transmembrane protein 138, translating into MCATLDPARSHTQPGRPAFGPEMLQTNNYSLVLLIQLSLLTFDLFVNSFSELLRVAPVVQLVLFIFQDIAILFNLIIILLMLFNTYVFQVGLVSLLLERFRALLLLSAIYLTLSISLHSWIMNLRWLKSNRYVWTDGLQVLFVFQRIASVLYYYFYKRTTEYLGDPRLYEDSPWLRDAFANARARQ; encoded by the exons atgtgcgcCACCTTGGATCCTGCTCGGAGCCACACACAGCCCGGGCGCCCAGCCTTCGGCCCGGAGATGCTACAGACCAACAACTACTCCCTGGTGCTTCTGATCCAGCTGAGCTTGTTGACCTTTGACCTGTTCGTCAACTCCTTCAGCGAGCTGCTGAGGGTCGCGCCCGTCGTCCAGCTGGTGCTCTTCAT attCCAGGACATAGCCATCCTGTTTAACCTGATCATCATTCTGCTGATGCTGTTCAACACCTACGTGTTCCAGGTGGGCCTGGTGTCCTTGCTGCTGGAGCGTTTCAGGGCCCTGCTGCTGCTCTCCGCCATCTATCTGACCCTCAGCATCTCCCTACACTCCTGGATCATG AATCTACGCTGGCTAAAATCAAACCGCTATGTGTGGACTGATGGTCTCCAAGTGCTTTTTGTCTTCCAAAGAATAG cgTCCGTGTTGTACTACTACTTCTACAAGCGCACCACAGAGTACCTGGGTGACCCTCGGCTCTATGAAGACTCGCCTTGGCTCAGAGACGCCTTTGCCAATGCCAGGGCCCGCCAGTGA